One Chiloscyllium plagiosum isolate BGI_BamShark_2017 chromosome 14, ASM401019v2, whole genome shotgun sequence genomic region harbors:
- the gdf9 gene encoding growth/differentiation factor 9, translated as MEKPGWDFRVPTKPDAKYLKYMKRLYTMCATQDGIPKRPAAQRYNTVRLLTPRVESRDIEDVLEQDVFYGLDPVTSREQLLRSVFLYPVDKSACFPTVCNCSLTIQEEGAPAQMCSSSPRSHTFRLRFERRKRRQWLEVELASFLQPFIGPERGQLHAVFTYQCTEGGRRRGGCSGLRQGLTAPSLLLFLNDTAEESRRSWLQTDAQRSPFPGGRRRKLAVRSIRLRRGPGGDAQAHSAAAFPPFPYPDHECQLHDFRLSFSQLRWDRWIIAPHNYNPRFCKGSCPRALSHRYGSPVHTLIQNILYEKVDSSVPRPSCVPAKYNPLSVLTLENDGSIVYKEYEDMIATTCTCR; from the exons ATGGAAAAACCCGGCTGGGATTTTCGGGTTCCTACAAAAcccgatgcaaagtacttaaaGTACATGAAAAGATTATACACTATGTGCGCTACACAGGATGGAATACCCAAAAGACCAGCAGCTCAGCGATATAACACCGTGAGGTTACTAACACCCCGGGTCGAGTCTCGTGATATAGAAG ATGTACTTGAGCAAGATGTCTTTTATGGTTTGGATCCTGTGACCTCTCGGGAGCAGTTGCTCCGATCAGTATTCCTGTACCCCGTCGATAAATCGGCGTGTTTTCCGACGGTGTGTAACTGCAGCCTGACTATCCAAGAGGAGGGGGCTCCCGCTCAGATGTGCTCCAGCTCTCCGCGTTCACACACCTTCCGCCTTCGATTTGAACGCCGCAAGAGGCGCCAGTGGCTGGAAGTGGAGCTCGCCTCCTTCCTGCAGCCGTTCATCGGCCCCGAGAGGGGGCAGCTCCACGCAGTGTTCACCTACCAGTGCACCGAGGGCGGCCGGAGACGGGGAGGCTGCAGCGGGCTCAGGCAGGGTCTGACCGCTCCTtccctgctcctgttcctcaACGACACCGCCGAAGAGTCTCGCCGGAGCTGGCTGCAGACAGATGCCCAGAGGAGCCCGTTCCCCGGGGGGCGCAGGAGGAAGCTGGCCGTGAGGTCCATCCGACTTCGCAGAGGTCCCGGAGGCGATGCCCAGGCACACTCTGCCGCTGCCTTTCCTCCCTTCCCGTATCCGGATCACGAGTGCCAGCTGCACGATTTCCGACTGTCTTTCAGCCAGCTCCGGTGGGACCGCTGGATCATCGCCCCGCACAACTACAACCCTCGCTTCTGTAAGGGCAGCTGTCCCCGGGCACTCAGCCACCGCTACGGCTCCCCCGTGCACACCCTGATCCAGAACATCCTCTACGAAAAGGTGGACTCCTCAGTCCCTCGCCCTTCCTGTGTCCCCGCCAAATATAATCCACTGAGCGTGTTAACCCTGGAAAACGATGGCTCCATAGTTTACAAAGAGTACGAAGATATGATCGCTACGACCTGTACCTGCCGCTAG